The Chitinophagales bacterium genomic sequence GCTTGTAAAACTGCTGGATAAATAATATCAATTTCTTCACTACCAATAGTGCCTTTATCTCCTGCATGTGGATTTAAAGCCAACACTGCAATTTTAGGTTTACTGATTCCAAAATCATACATTAATGACTGATGCATTAATTTAATTTTTTTAAGAATTAAATCTTCTGTAATAGACGCAGCAACATCTTTTATTGATTTATGATTGGTAACCAAACCTACTTTCAATAAATCAGAAGTCATAAACATTAAATTGTTTTCAGACTTAAAGTACTGTTGTAAAAATTCAGTTTGTCCACTAAAATCTTTTTCATTTTGTTGCACCATGTGCTTGTTAATTGGAGCTGTAACCAAAGCATCAATTTGATTGTCTTGTAATGCTTTACAAGCTATTGCTAGTGATTTTAATGCAAAAGCACCAGTTTCTTTTGTTGGTTTACCAATATTAATATCAAACTCTTCTTCCCACGCAGGAAAAATATTTAGTGAGTTATGTGAAGTAGTTTCAAAATTTTTAATAGTAGTGTACTGAAACCTATCTAGTTTTAAAGCTTTCTTATAATAAGAAAATACTCTTGGATTGGCAAAGACAACTGGTGTTGCCATTTTATAAATCCTTTCATCTGAAAAAGTTTTCATAATGATTTCAGGCCCTATTCCTGCTACATCACCGAGACTTATTCCTATTTGTATTTTTTCTTTTTTTATTTTGTTGGACATCTTTAGTAAGGTTTTTTACAAATTTACACATTAATCTTACACCATACGCAGTTGCATACTTTCCTCTGTAATTATAAGGTGAATTTACAAAAGCTGGAGCAATATCAAAGTGAATCCAAGGATAATTTGTAAAATGTTGTAAAAATTTTCCTGCTGTAATAGCACCTGCTTCTGAAGAAACATTCTTTAAATCAGCAATATCAGACTTCATATACTGTGCATATTCGTCCCAAAGTGGAAATTCTACAGTTCGTTCTGCCGTTTTATTGCCTGCATTTTTTACTTTCTTTACTATCTCTTTAGGTGCAGTACTCATAATAACAGCAGCTTCTTTACCTACAGCACGAACGGCAGCACCAGTTAGCGTAGCAAAATCTATTACTAAATTTGGTTTTAAGCGTTTGGCATAATGTAATGCATCTGCCAAGATTAAACGACCTTCTGCATCTGTATTTAAAACTTCAACCGTAGTTTTATCGTACATAGTAATAATATCTCCAGGACAAACTGCTTCATAACCAGGACGATTTTCTACCGCAGGAATTAGTCCTACAACATAGTAAGGAAGATTTAATTTAGCAATAGCAAATAGACTTCCTACTACAGTTGCAGCACCAGCCATATCGCATTTCATCATATCCATACTATTGGTAGTTGGCTTTAAAGACAAACCACCAGTATCAAACACTACACCTTTGCCTACTAAAACTAATGGCTGTTTGTTAATTGCATTTTGTGGTTGGTAAGTTAAAATATTAAAAGTTGGTGGCAATGATGATCCTTTGTTAACTGCTAAAATGCCTCCCATTTTTTCGCTCTTAATTTTAGCTTCATTCCATACTGTAACTTTTATTGGCAGCGACTTCGTGTATTGTTTAATATCGTTAGATAACTGAACAGCATTTAAATAACTATATGGTTCGTTGACTAAGTCTTTCGTTATCCTAACTGCTTCGCAAATGGTATTGAGCTCTTGTTTGTCTTTATTGTTTAAGATACTTCCACTAGCATATATAGTTAATAAATATTTATTTTTTTCTTTTATATATTTATCAAACGAATAATTTGACAATAAACAACCTTCTACAAATGCCTTGCTTAGTTTCTTTTCTAATGGCGTTTGACTGATTAATCGGACAGTATTAATTTTATGGTCTTTTAAAAACTGATAGACTTGATATCCTTTAATTCTAAGTGCTTCTTTTAAATCATTACCTTGTTTATTGCTACTTACATCAACAGCAATAATAGTTTGTTGATGCATTTTAAGTGTAATGAATGGTAAATTGAGCTTTAAATTTTTGAGTACAATTTCTTGTTCTTCTTCGTCAAGAAAATTCAGTAAATTTTTTTCTTTACTATTAAATAGTATAACTTGAGCTTCTGTTTCTTTTTTATTATCTGTTATAAGCATATCTTAATGATAGTTTTATGGATGGTAAAATTAATTTATTTTTGAATTATATTATAAAAAAGTGAAAAAAAACATTTCAGCAAAAAAGCAACTTGGACAACATTTCCTTGTAAATGAACAAGTTATACAAAAAATATTTTTAGCTATACAAGATAATATTGCTACACTGCCAATAGTAGAAATTGGGCCAGGAATGGGTGCTTTAACCAAATATCTTATAAAATTACCACAACAAATTACTTGTGTAGAGCTTGATAGTAGATGCATTGATTACTTGAAAAGTTATAATCAATTTAATAAAATCAATTTAATTGAAGCTGATTTCTTAAAACTTGATTTTGCTACGACATTTTCTGGAGAGCAAGCAATAGTTGGCAATTTTCCGTATAATATTTCATCACAAATAATATTTAAAGCTATTGAAAACAGAATACAAGTTCCAGTTGTAGTTGGTATGTTTCAGAAAGAAATGGCAGATAGAGTTGCGGCTAAACATGGTTCAAAAACTTATGGTATTATTTCAGTCTTAACACAATACTATTACGATGCTACATTACTTTTTGATATTGAACCTAAAAACTTTGCACCACCACCAAAAGTAATGAGTAGTATTTTATTATTGAAAAGAAAGGAAAATTTACTTCCATTAAAAGATGAAAAGTTATTTACTAATATTGTTAAATTTGGATTTAACCAAAGGCGAAAAATGTTACGCAGCAGTCTAAAAGCTATTTTACCTAAATCATTTTTAGAAGATGTATTTTTCAATCAAAGAGC encodes the following:
- the pdxA gene encoding 4-hydroxythreonine-4-phosphate dehydrogenase PdxA produces the protein MSNKIKKEKIQIGISLGDVAGIGPEIIMKTFSDERIYKMATPVVFANPRVFSYYKKALKLDRFQYTTIKNFETTSHNSLNIFPAWEEEFDINIGKPTKETGAFALKSLAIACKALQDNQIDALVTAPINKHMVQQNEKDFSGQTEFLQQYFKSENNLMFMTSDLLKVGLVTNHKSIKDVAASITEDLILKKIKLMHQSLMYDFGISKPKIAVLALNPHAGDKGTIGSEEIDIIYPAVLQARAENMLVFGPYAADGFFGSGNYAGFDGILAMYHDQGLIPFKLMAQENGINFTAGMDIIRTSPDHGTAEDIAGKGVADETSFRNAIYAAIDIYNNRAEYEQNHSNPLTEFTEHQEDR
- a CDS encoding leucyl aminopeptidase, which encodes MHQQTIIAVDVSSNKQGNDLKEALRIKGYQVYQFLKDHKINTVRLISQTPLEKKLSKAFVEGCLLSNYSFDKYIKEKNKYLLTIYASGSILNNKDKQELNTICEAVRITKDLVNEPYSYLNAVQLSNDIKQYTKSLPIKVTVWNEAKIKSEKMGGILAVNKGSSLPPTFNILTYQPQNAINKQPLVLVGKGVVFDTGGLSLKPTTNSMDMMKCDMAGAATVVGSLFAIAKLNLPYYVVGLIPAVENRPGYEAVCPGDIITMYDKTTVEVLNTDAEGRLILADALHYAKRLKPNLVIDFATLTGAAVRAVGKEAAVIMSTAPKEIVKKVKNAGNKTAERTVEFPLWDEYAQYMKSDIADLKNVSSEAGAITAGKFLQHFTNYPWIHFDIAPAFVNSPYNYRGKYATAYGVRLMCKFVKNLTKDVQQNKKRKNTNRNKSR
- the rsmA gene encoding ribosomal RNA small subunit methyltransferase A yields the protein MSAKKQLGQHFLVNEQVIQKIFLAIQDNIATLPIVEIGPGMGALTKYLIKLPQQITCVELDSRCIDYLKSYNQFNKINLIEADFLKLDFATTFSGEQAIVGNFPYNISSQIIFKAIENRIQVPVVVGMFQKEMADRVAAKHGSKTYGIISVLTQYYYDATLLFDIEPKNFAPPPKVMSSILLLKRKENLLPLKDEKLFTNIVKFGFNQRRKMLRSSLKAILPKSFLEDVFFNQRAEQLSVEDFVALANKAVDYV